From a single Alloactinosynnema sp. L-07 genomic region:
- a CDS encoding RNA-guided endonuclease TnpB family protein has product MSRFRLQPTPAQERVFLEHCGHARFVWNLAVEQHAHWRPGRRAAPGFVEQARQLTQARAANPWLAAGSVIVQQQALRDFAQAVANFFGRTHRRPTWRLRGRSEGFRIVAVKPGDVRRVSRKVGEVRVPKVGWVRFRWSRVIASGVKSYRITRDRAGRWHVAFAVVPEPIAGPGTGSVVGVDRGVTVSAALSTGELLSVATLRGPEKARLLRLQRKLARAKRGSTRRGKVKVAIAKLKARETDRRKDWVEKTSTRLARTFDVIAVENLKITNMTRSAKGTIDAPGRGVRQKAGLNRGILANGWGQLVTRLEHKAAGRVVEVDPRFTSQRCSTCGIVDREARESQAAYRCRSCGFACNADVNAALNIRSAAGHAVTARGGPPLGEPMNREPQRDLLLVR; this is encoded by the coding sequence ATGTCCCGTTTCCGCCTTCAGCCGACGCCCGCACAGGAGCGGGTGTTCCTGGAGCACTGCGGGCACGCTCGGTTCGTGTGGAACCTCGCGGTGGAACAGCACGCCCACTGGCGGCCGGGTCGCAGGGCGGCGCCGGGATTCGTCGAGCAGGCTCGCCAGTTGACGCAGGCGCGGGCGGCGAACCCGTGGCTGGCGGCCGGGTCGGTGATCGTGCAGCAGCAGGCGTTGAGGGATTTCGCCCAGGCGGTGGCGAACTTCTTCGGTCGGACCCACCGGCGGCCCACCTGGCGCCTGCGCGGGCGGAGTGAAGGCTTCCGGATCGTGGCGGTCAAGCCGGGCGATGTGCGCCGGGTGTCCCGCAAGGTCGGCGAGGTTCGAGTGCCCAAGGTTGGTTGGGTGCGGTTCCGCTGGTCTCGCGTGATCGCCAGCGGTGTGAAGTCGTACCGCATCACCCGCGACCGGGCGGGGCGTTGGCACGTGGCGTTCGCCGTGGTGCCCGAGCCCATCGCCGGACCGGGCACGGGTTCGGTGGTGGGGGTGGATCGTGGTGTCACGGTCTCGGCGGCCCTGTCCACCGGGGAGTTGTTGTCCGTGGCCACGTTGCGCGGACCAGAGAAGGCCCGGTTGCTGCGGCTGCAACGCAAGCTCGCCCGAGCAAAACGCGGCTCCACTCGGCGCGGCAAGGTCAAGGTAGCGATCGCGAAGCTCAAGGCCCGCGAAACCGACCGCCGTAAGGACTGGGTGGAGAAGACCAGCACCCGCCTCGCCCGGACCTTCGACGTGATCGCGGTCGAGAACCTCAAGATCACCAACATGACCCGGTCGGCGAAGGGCACGATCGACGCCCCCGGCCGTGGCGTGCGGCAGAAGGCAGGCCTCAACCGCGGGATCCTCGCCAACGGGTGGGGGCAGTTGGTGACCCGATTGGAGCACAAGGCTGCGGGGCGGGTAGTAGAGGTTGATCCGCGATTCACGAGTCAGCGTTGCTCGACGTGCGGGATCGTGGATCGGGAGGCGCGCGAGAGCCAAGCCGCCTACCGGTGCCGGTCCTGCGGTTTCGCCTGCAACGCCGATGTGAACGCGGCCCTGAACATTCGATCCGCGGCAGGGCATGCCGTGACTGCACGGGGAGGCCCGCCATTGGGTGAGCCTATGAACCGTGAACCTCAACGCGACCTCCTCCTCGTGCGGTAG